In Neisseria brasiliensis, the following proteins share a genomic window:
- the phoR gene encoding phosphate regulon sensor histidine kinase PhoR — MNNLVYLIPSILGILFAAAAGLAFWGVSGAFIVAFATLSFISLLHIRQMYKLLDWLKNPEPESIPFASGIWDEVFSTLLKQSRNRRKQKRKLKNALMRFNRAAEALPTGVMILDKDMRIEWQNRLSATHFNLNRERDRNGILLNLIRLPEFHAFMEQTEQVQIRLAVPQNHPIPRTLLITRCPFEKNTQMLISQDVSTVEQVQASHTSFVANVSHELRTPLTVINGFLETMRDMPDIPDEQRQQFISLMQKEGSRMLDLLNDLLTLSKLESQHHQEQNKELISLSLLSRQLFESTKTFSDGRHHITEDIEPELSIRGIQPVLYSALSNLAFNAVRYTPEGGKVHISLKPEGEHHVRFSVSDTGPGIAPEHIPRLTERFYRVDTSRSRQSGGTGLGLAIAKHALAAHDTKIEVESALGEGSTFSVLFELAAEMPIDIKL, encoded by the coding sequence ATGAATAATCTCGTTTACCTGATTCCTTCCATACTCGGCATTTTGTTTGCCGCAGCCGCCGGACTGGCCTTTTGGGGCGTGTCCGGCGCGTTTATTGTCGCCTTTGCCACGCTCAGCTTCATCAGTTTGCTGCACATCCGCCAGATGTACAAACTGCTCGACTGGCTGAAAAATCCCGAGCCGGAATCCATTCCCTTTGCCAGCGGCATTTGGGACGAAGTGTTTTCCACCCTGCTCAAGCAAAGCCGCAACCGCCGCAAGCAAAAGCGCAAACTGAAAAATGCCTTGATGCGTTTCAACCGCGCTGCCGAAGCCCTGCCCACCGGCGTGATGATTTTGGATAAAGACATGCGCATCGAATGGCAAAACCGCCTTTCCGCCACCCATTTCAACCTCAACCGCGAGCGTGACCGCAACGGCATTTTGCTCAACCTCATCCGCCTGCCCGAGTTTCATGCCTTTATGGAACAAACCGAGCAGGTACAAATCCGCTTGGCCGTGCCGCAAAATCACCCGATTCCGCGCACGCTGCTAATTACCCGCTGCCCATTTGAAAAAAACACCCAAATGCTCATCAGCCAAGACGTCAGCACCGTCGAGCAGGTGCAAGCCAGCCACACCAGCTTTGTGGCTAACGTATCACACGAATTGCGCACGCCGCTAACCGTCATCAACGGCTTTTTGGAAACCATGCGCGATATGCCCGATATTCCCGATGAGCAGCGCCAGCAATTCATCAGCCTGATGCAAAAAGAAGGTAGCCGCATGCTCGATTTGCTCAACGATTTGCTCACCCTATCCAAGCTTGAAAGCCAGCACCACCAAGAGCAAAACAAAGAGCTGATCAGCCTAAGCCTGCTGAGCCGACAATTGTTTGAAAGCACCAAAACCTTTTCAGACGGCCGCCACCACATCACCGAAGACATCGAACCGGAATTAAGCATTCGCGGCATTCAGCCTGTGTTGTACAGCGCCTTAAGCAATCTCGCGTTCAACGCCGTGCGCTACACACCCGAAGGCGGCAAAGTACACATCAGCCTGAAACCCGAAGGCGAACACCATGTCCGCTTCAGCGTCAGTGACACCGGCCCCGGCATCGCCCCCGAACACATTCCGCGTCTGACCGAACGCTTCTACCGTGTTGACACCAGCCGCTCGCGCCAAAGCGGCGGCACCGGCTTAGGGCTCGCCATCGCCAAACATGCCTTGGCCGCGCACGACACCAAAATCGAAGTGGAAAGTGCATTGGGCGAAGGCAGCACGTTTTCCGTATTGTTTGAATTGGCAGCTGAAATGCCGATTGACATTAAATTGTAG
- a CDS encoding ferritin-like domain-containing protein produces MNKIHDLLNEMLAVYWSASIQHRSHVAVIDAEGASLMATEMESKIADEPETIIKLQNRLLDLGGQIRFTIKQPNIGSNLREALENDYELQKMRVLV; encoded by the coding sequence ATGAATAAAATCCACGATTTATTAAATGAGATGTTGGCGGTTTATTGGTCAGCAAGTATTCAGCACCGTAGTCATGTGGCGGTGATTGATGCGGAAGGGGCAAGCTTGATGGCGACTGAGATGGAAAGCAAAATTGCTGATGAGCCGGAAACGATTATCAAGCTGCAAAATCGCCTGCTTGATTTGGGTGGCCAAATTCGTTTTACCATCAAGCAACCCAATATTGGCAGTAATTTACGCGAAGCTTTGGAAAATGATTATGAGCTGCAAAAAATGCGCGTATTGGTTTAA
- a CDS encoding pyridoxal phosphate-dependent decarboxylase family protein has product MADFAQHQRALLCNHPQSVADYQAAMNDAVQAVAAWLNEDKMYTGGSIRQLREKVSFRPSENGLGLNDALQRAVELFLNNSLKVHHPHSLAHLHCPTLVASQVAEVLINATNQSMDSWDQSPAASLMEVQMIDWLRQKLGYGKGTAGVFTSGGTQSNLMGVLLARDACIAKHWQTSDGLEWSVQRDGLPPDALQKVKVVCSENAHFSVQKNMAMMGMGFQSVVTVPTNRYGQIDTAALAQTLDRLTDEGKIIACVVATAGTTDAGAIDDLKAVRAEADRHGAWVHIDAAWGGALLLSNEFRHMIDGIELADSVTLDFHKHFFQSISCGAFLLKNEADFRFIHYEAEYLNSAYDAEHGVPNLVSKSLQTTRRFDALKLWLTIEALGETLYGSIIDNGIKLAKEVEQHINATDELEMTLAPQFASILFRVNPQGYPAEHIDSLNQNVADELFARGEANIGVTKVGGVQSLKMTLLSPIATLENVKKLLAQVQQEAERIKDAIEAGSYTPPID; this is encoded by the coding sequence ATGGCAGATTTTGCACAACACCAACGCGCATTGCTGTGTAATCATCCGCAATCAGTTGCCGATTATCAGGCGGCAATGAATGATGCGGTGCAAGCGGTGGCAGCGTGGTTAAACGAAGACAAAATGTACACCGGCGGCAGCATTCGCCAATTGCGTGAAAAAGTATCGTTTAGGCCGTCTGAAAACGGTTTGGGCTTGAATGATGCCTTGCAACGCGCGGTAGAACTATTTTTAAACAACAGCTTAAAGGTACATCATCCGCATTCTTTGGCGCATTTGCATTGCCCGACCTTAGTCGCGAGCCAAGTGGCGGAAGTGTTGATTAACGCCACCAACCAATCAATGGATTCATGGGATCAAAGCCCGGCGGCTTCATTGATGGAAGTGCAGATGATCGACTGGCTGCGCCAAAAGCTCGGCTACGGCAAAGGCACGGCGGGTGTGTTTACCTCCGGCGGTACGCAATCCAATCTGATGGGCGTATTGCTGGCACGCGATGCCTGCATTGCCAAACACTGGCAAACTTCAGACGGCCTCGAATGGAGCGTGCAACGCGATGGCTTGCCGCCCGATGCGCTACAAAAAGTGAAAGTGGTTTGCTCGGAAAACGCGCATTTTTCGGTACAGAAAAACATGGCGATGATGGGCATGGGCTTCCAGTCGGTGGTCACTGTGCCGACCAACCGCTATGGCCAAATCGATACCGCTGCATTGGCGCAAACGCTCGACCGTTTGACAGACGAGGGCAAAATCATTGCCTGCGTGGTCGCCACTGCGGGCACCACCGATGCCGGTGCGATTGACGATTTGAAAGCCGTACGCGCCGAAGCCGACCGCCACGGCGCGTGGGTGCACATCGATGCGGCATGGGGTGGTGCTTTGCTGCTGTCGAATGAGTTCCGCCATATGATTGACGGCATTGAGTTGGCTGATTCGGTGACGCTTGATTTTCACAAACACTTTTTCCAAAGCATTTCCTGCGGTGCGTTTTTGCTGAAAAACGAAGCAGATTTCCGCTTTATTCATTACGAAGCCGAATATCTGAATTCTGCTTACGATGCCGAACACGGTGTGCCGAATTTGGTGTCGAAATCGCTGCAAACCACACGCCGCTTCGATGCCTTGAAATTGTGGCTCACCATCGAAGCTTTGGGCGAAACGCTGTACGGTTCGATTATCGACAACGGCATTAAGCTGGCAAAAGAAGTCGAGCAGCACATCAACGCCACCGACGAATTGGAAATGACACTTGCGCCGCAGTTTGCCTCAATTTTGTTCCGCGTTAATCCGCAAGGCTATCCGGCTGAACACATCGACAGCCTGAATCAAAACGTGGCCGACGAATTGTTCGCACGTGGGGAAGCCAATATCGGTGTCACCAAAGTCGGCGGTGTGCAATCATTGAAAATGACCCTGCTCAGCCCGATTGCCACGCTGGAGAACGTGAAAAAGCTGTTGGCACAAGTGCAGCAAGAAGCTGAACGCATTAAAGATGCGATTGAGGCGGGCAGCTACACGCCGCCGATTGATTAA
- a CDS encoding organic hydroperoxide resistance protein, producing the protein MKIFYHTSATATGGRDGHTQVDDGSIGFDLVSFQNESGKTGTNPEQLFAMGYAACFDSAMNHVAPTLGLKPTKSSTTVGVGIGQKAGGAFSLDLDITITVEGLSVEEAKTLIQKAHEVCPYSNATRGNVDVRLHVNVVQTFDL; encoded by the coding sequence ATGAAAATTTTCTACCACACTTCAGCCACAGCTACCGGCGGCCGCGATGGTCACACTCAAGTTGATGACGGTTCAATCGGTTTCGATTTGGTCAGCTTTCAAAACGAAAGCGGCAAAACCGGCACCAATCCTGAGCAGCTTTTCGCCATGGGCTATGCGGCTTGTTTCGACAGCGCGATGAACCACGTTGCGCCGACTTTGGGTCTCAAACCAACTAAATCCAGTACTACCGTGGGTGTGGGCATCGGTCAAAAAGCCGGTGGCGCATTCTCTTTGGATTTGGATATCACCATCACCGTAGAAGGTTTGAGCGTAGAAGAAGCAAAAACACTGATCCAAAAAGCACACGAAGTCTGCCCATACTCAAATGCGACCCGCGGCAATGTGGACGTACGCTTGCATGTGAATGTGGTACAAACATTTGATTTGTAA
- a CDS encoding glutathione S-transferase family protein, with protein MIKLHYLNNSCSHRIAWLLEELGVDYDVAVYYRLPETNLAPDELKALHPLGKAPVLQDGALTLAEGNAMILHLLDRYDDERRFMPAAKSDEYSQFAYWLSVAASMFSANLLGMMSKKFDFGAYNDYAAGQVALYFNHVEQTLNGKTWITGEQLTGADFALSFPLQWGLGQANPTDYPNIVRYVQQIESRPAYQRVAEKTGCELCLNQF; from the coding sequence ATGATTAAACTGCATTACTTAAACAACTCTTGTTCGCACCGTATTGCGTGGTTGTTGGAAGAATTGGGTGTGGATTACGATGTGGCGGTGTATTACCGCTTGCCGGAGACCAATCTTGCACCGGATGAATTGAAAGCGCTGCATCCTTTGGGCAAGGCGCCGGTGTTGCAAGATGGTGCGCTGACCTTGGCTGAGGGTAATGCGATGATTTTGCATTTGCTTGACCGCTATGATGACGAGCGCCGCTTTATGCCGGCTGCAAAAAGCGATGAGTATTCGCAATTTGCTTATTGGTTAAGCGTGGCGGCTTCGATGTTTTCTGCCAATTTATTGGGCATGATGTCGAAGAAATTTGATTTCGGTGCCTACAATGATTACGCGGCAGGGCAGGTGGCTTTGTATTTTAATCATGTTGAGCAAACACTTAACGGCAAAACATGGATTACCGGCGAGCAGCTGACCGGCGCAGATTTTGCCTTGAGTTTTCCGCTGCAATGGGGTTTGGGGCAGGCGAATCCGACCGATTACCCGAATATTGTGCGCTATGTGCAGCAAATCGAATCGCGTCCGGCTTATCAGCGCGTGGCAGAAAAAACCGGCTGTGAATTGTGCTTAAACCAATTCTGA
- a CDS encoding nitroreductase family protein — protein sequence MLDFSTTAQTRKSIREYLPEPLSQAELDAVLKDALRAPSAVNAQPWLVHIVSGEELKRLSDKLVEGFRTGNLAPDFVYDQHAFTGVYEDRMRDSYQRLYDAYGILREDKAGRKSFAEENARFYGAPHAAFFFMPDITDNVFTALDVGMLAQNFMLSLTARGFGSVPQIALIYSPDVVRQELNVPDNYKLVLGMSFGRPKPDSTAKSYIQPRAPQSETVVFHS from the coding sequence ATGTTAGATTTTTCAACAACAGCCCAAACACGCAAATCCATTCGTGAATATCTGCCTGAACCATTGAGCCAAGCAGAGCTGGACGCGGTATTAAAAGATGCGCTGCGTGCCCCGTCTGCCGTGAACGCACAACCTTGGTTGGTGCATATTGTTTCGGGTGAGGAGCTGAAACGTTTGTCCGACAAGCTGGTTGAAGGATTCCGAACCGGTAATCTTGCGCCTGATTTTGTTTATGATCAGCACGCTTTTACTGGGGTGTATGAAGACCGCATGCGCGATTCTTACCAACGTCTGTATGACGCATACGGCATTTTGCGTGAAGACAAAGCAGGGCGTAAAAGTTTTGCCGAAGAAAATGCCCGCTTTTATGGCGCACCGCATGCCGCTTTCTTCTTTATGCCCGATATTACCGACAACGTGTTTACCGCATTGGATGTGGGCATGCTGGCGCAAAATTTTATGTTGTCGCTGACTGCACGCGGTTTCGGTAGTGTGCCGCAAATCGCGTTGATCTACAGCCCTGATGTGGTTCGCCAAGAATTGAATGTGCCTGATAACTACAAACTGGTGTTGGGCATGTCGTTTGGCAGACCCAAACCGGATTCTACTGCCAAGAGCTATATCCAACCGCGTGCCCCGCAAAGTGAAACAGTGGTATTTCATTCATAA